A stretch of Terriglobia bacterium DNA encodes these proteins:
- a CDS encoding tetratricopeptide repeat protein → MAETLKELGHIEAGHGNFDRAEAIYREALEICREILGEGNVKVADSLTNLGNIHWYRGQFKKAEKYYRDAISVVKRAGASEDDVAREQVNLDSVLIQQDQLDAAIEILTQSLEVLQRSRGRDNTLTLHVMNSLAGALYRIGKYAEAEQLQRELLATRRKILGNDHFDVALSFYNLGNTLDELGRFAEAEDALGESLNIWRKALPQPHVQVAWALNDLGIAFRDDGKYEKSAQAYQEALAIFEKAPSAKPVDAAWAWQGLGDVSFARDQKIEAEKLYRTALRLRQSAPGAGPSALATSVAALGRLVCESGSHGEGERLLRDALGIFQRVLPASHWRIGHMQALLGRCLSAQRKFADAEPLLLKGYELLLEKRGAGREETPEAAGALAALYVTWGKPDRAAVYRK, encoded by the coding sequence TTGGCGGAGACGCTGAAAGAGCTTGGCCATATCGAGGCTGGACATGGCAACTTCGATCGTGCAGAGGCAATTTATCGAGAAGCACTCGAAATCTGCCGGGAGATTCTTGGGGAGGGCAATGTAAAGGTGGCGGACAGTCTGACCAATCTCGGCAACATTCATTGGTATCGAGGACAATTCAAGAAAGCCGAGAAATATTACCGTGATGCCATTTCCGTTGTGAAGCGCGCAGGAGCTTCGGAGGATGACGTCGCAAGGGAACAGGTGAATCTGGATTCCGTGCTCATCCAGCAGGACCAGCTTGACGCCGCGATCGAGATCTTGACGCAGTCCCTCGAGGTACTACAGCGCAGTCGCGGCCGAGACAACACCTTGACCTTACATGTGATGAACAGTCTGGCTGGTGCGCTGTACCGGATTGGCAAATACGCTGAGGCTGAGCAGCTCCAGCGCGAGCTGCTTGCAACCCGCCGCAAGATCCTCGGCAACGACCACTTCGACGTCGCCTTGTCTTTTTACAATCTCGGCAATACGCTTGATGAGTTAGGGCGGTTCGCTGAAGCTGAAGATGCGCTTGGGGAGAGCCTCAATATCTGGCGCAAGGCCCTGCCTCAACCGCATGTTCAGGTGGCTTGGGCTCTCAATGACCTTGGCATCGCGTTTCGGGATGATGGAAAGTACGAGAAATCAGCCCAGGCATACCAGGAAGCCCTGGCGATATTTGAGAAGGCCCCCAGCGCCAAGCCTGTGGATGCCGCATGGGCCTGGCAGGGTCTCGGGGATGTGTCCTTCGCACGAGATCAAAAGATCGAGGCAGAGAAACTCTATCGCACGGCACTCCGGCTGCGGCAGAGCGCGCCTGGAGCCGGTCCCAGCGCCCTTGCGACTTCGGTGGCGGCGCTGGGCCGCCTGGTCTGCGAATCGGGCTCACATGGAGAGGGCGAACGGCTGTTGCGCGACGCCCTAGGCATTTTTCAACGGGTGTTGCCGGCCTCTCATTGGCGCATCGGGCACATGCAGGCGCTTTTGGGCCGCTGTCTATCAGCGCAGCGCAAGTTCGCGGACGCCGAACCGCTTCTCTTGAAAGGCTACGAACTCCTGCTCGAGAAACGCGGAGCCGGGCGCGAAGAGACGCCCGAAGCTGCCGGCGCTCTCGCGGCTCTCTACGTAACCTGGGGAAAGCCTGATCGGGCGGCAGTGTATCGAAAGTAA
- a CDS encoding metallophosphoesterase, which produces MVHHISESGAAMRQALTRISRKRRKLISYFAYVLVLALSAAPALGQSWSFSVVGDARSGTQDFKAALNQIRDANDPINKESNNLEFILVAGDFDPNDINYAIYRSIFSGTHYPRFLPVIGNHDAGFRRFINETILPKEGIQAQFAKSAVSYYMDIRNVRMIVVDQYQGTGERGGCINDAGIRWVEETINSAKEMDHIFVAMHVPAFCRVRHVGEGFEACPDLRNRFWDMIVRHRDKVRAVLAAHTHNYSVMRVRDPRGPASDGKSYPFEPDGVYQFDAGGAGNSDDGKITVITFRIDGSSASAQVVQSPNGKAQFAVVKNVDLLAR; this is translated from the coding sequence ATGGTTCATCATATTTCGGAATCCGGCGCGGCAATGCGCCAGGCGTTGACTAGAATCAGTCGCAAGCGCAGGAAACTCATTTCCTATTTCGCGTACGTATTGGTTCTCGCGCTGTCAGCAGCACCGGCTTTGGGCCAATCCTGGTCTTTTTCAGTTGTGGGCGACGCACGCTCGGGGACACAGGATTTTAAGGCGGCGCTGAACCAGATCCGCGATGCGAATGACCCAATAAACAAGGAGTCGAATAACCTTGAATTCATCCTGGTGGCGGGCGACTTTGATCCCAACGATATCAATTATGCGATCTACCGCAGTATTTTTTCCGGAACGCATTACCCTCGGTTTCTCCCGGTAATTGGGAACCACGATGCCGGATTTCGGAGATTTATCAACGAAACGATCCTGCCCAAAGAAGGCATTCAAGCCCAGTTTGCCAAATCCGCGGTCAGCTACTACATGGATATTCGCAATGTACGCATGATCGTGGTGGACCAATATCAAGGGACCGGTGAGCGGGGAGGATGCATCAATGATGCCGGCATCCGCTGGGTGGAAGAAACGATAAATTCCGCGAAGGAGATGGATCATATTTTTGTTGCCATGCACGTGCCCGCATTTTGCCGCGTTCGTCATGTCGGAGAAGGATTCGAGGCGTGTCCGGATCTGCGGAATCGTTTTTGGGACATGATCGTCCGCCACCGCGACAAAGTCCGCGCCGTTCTGGCCGCGCACACGCACAACTATTCGGTGATGCGCGTGCGTGATCCGCGCGGCCCCGCGAGCGATGGCAAGAGCTATCCCTTCGAGCCCGATGGAGTGTACCAGTTCGATGCGGGCGGGGCGGGAAACTCCGACGACGGCAAGATTACAGTGATCACTTTTCGTATCGACGGGTCCTCAGCCTCGGCTCAGGTTGTCCAATCGCCCAATGGCAAGGCACAGTTCGCCGTGGTCAAGAATGTTGACCTTCTGGCGCGGTAA